ATTTTTCTTTCTGAAATGGGTGGCGATCACCCCCCAGATGATCCCTACCGCAATGATGGAAAGCAATACAATCATCCCCCTCCAAAGACGAAGCGGTGTTCTGGTACCGGCTTTCAGCGCTTTGTACTGCTGTCTGATCTCCGGCGTCCATTTCGAACTGGGAATCTTCTCCCCGTCGTCGCAGAAAGCAATGCCGTACTTGGCTGAAGGCATCATGGGGCCTATCCATGCCACATAACGCTGCATGACTACAATCGTTACCCCTCCCTGCTTTCCAAGAGGACAGGCCAGGTCCGGGAAATGCTGCGTTACATGTTCTATACTCCGTATCTGATAAACTATGAACATCTTCTGTTAATTATTATGTTTATTCAAATTCCTGAACTCCTGCGGATTGCGCTTGAAGGCCTTTTGCAGGTCGTATGAAAAGCCTACTACCGCATGAGGAAAGGTTTCTACCAATGCATCCATCATCGGATCATTCTGGCCTTTCACGCGGCGGATGGGCAACCGGTAAATCTTTCCGGTATCATCCCCCAGCGTCATATTTTCCTGTGGTACTCCATTCACTTTCACAATCTGATGGTAAATCCATACGATCTTCTCCGGCTGGGATTGTGCATAGGTCAATATCCTGCCATCGTTCCGGGTTTTCAGCGCGGAAAAGAGTATCCCAATTCCGGAAAAAACCAGGATCATGACCAGCACCATACCCCAATTGGTACCGGAAGAAGCGGGATTATTCTGACTGTTGGCTATCACCCAGGCCCCCAGTGCTGCTCCTGCTATCAGGCAGCCAGGTGCTATATATTTAAGCGAGATGGCATTCATTTTTAGTTTTCCCTCAATGCGGGCAATGACCAGACTTTTACTGTCCATATATATTTTATTTTAAAATACGACGTATGCCTTCAATGATTACAATTAATAACAATATCTGTATCCAGATGCCGTATCGCTGCCAGAGCGACAGCTTCACCTGTTTGCGTTCCTGTTCCGCCAGCATTATAACCTGCTGAGGCCAGTTCTTTTTCCTGATAAACATGCCACAGGATGCGCAGCTTAATTCCGCTTTACAGGAGCTGCTTTTCAGTAAGGGCATCCCCAGGAATTCCGTTCCGTTGGAGGCTACCAGGATGTCTAAATCTCCCTTCATACTCCCGCAATGTGAGCAACCACTGATACCAACTACTATTCTTTTTACAGGTGCTGTTCTGGTGAAGTGCATGATCATTCCCATGAGTCCAAGGCGTTAAATCGGTTGTAAAATTCTGATTTATGCGGCGGAAAATCCAATCCGGGACTACTACATGATGTCTACAAGCAATTAAAAACAGCCATTACAAAGCATCTACAAAAATCACATCAAACTGATTATCAATTAGTTTAGTATCCACTTCGAAGGTATCACTTCAGATATACAGGTTGGGTTACTGCTATTTCACATAGGCGTTCCATACTGCCCGGGCTATTTCAGCGATCGTTCGCTCACGGTCCTCTTCGCTTGCCTTTGCATCCGAAACGAATACGGTGATGGCTACATGCTTTCCGTTGGGCAGGGTAATAATTCCGGCGTCGTTGGTGGCGGCGGTCAATCCGTTTTGGGTCCAGGAGGTACCGGTTTTATGTGCCACTTCCGTTCCTGCCGGCAGAAGCCCTTTCAGCCGCTTTTTCCCTGGTCCGGATGTTATCATCAGGTGGAGCAGGTAACGTTTGCTGGAATCTGATAACACCGGCTCGCGGTAAAATTTTTCTAACAGGCGGGTCATGGCAGCGGGTGTGCACCAGTTTTTATATTGGGTAGCAACATCATCCGGATTTACCTGGGCCTGTTCTTTAGTAGCAATGCTGATGTCCTTTATTCCCAGCTGATGTACATATTGGTTGGCGCCAGCCGGCCCCCCTATCAGATTCAGCAGGATATCGCAGGCACTGCCATCGCTGGCCCGGATGTTATAGTCCAGCAGCTCGTCGATGGTCAGGTTTACACCGCCGTTCGGGTATTTCTCCCTGAGCGGACTGACGCCGGCTGTGGTCAGATCTGCTTTTTCGATCTTTACCGGCTGATTGAGTTTCAGGCGCCCTTTATCCACTTCGTGCAATACTGCCATAGCAATGGGGAATTTATACACGCTTTGCATCGGGAGATGTGTGTCGCGGTGCAGGGAAACAGTGTCGCCGGTTTCCAGTACCTTAACATATACGCCAACTTTAGCGGGGATTTTTCCAGCGATAGCCATAATTTCTTTTCGTAGGGATTGCTGGCCAGCCGCTGTAAATGAAACTTGGGTCAAAGTGGCTACCAGCACTAATATGAATGCGGTTCTTCGTTTTTTCATATGGTTTACCATAAACAATGTGGCGGCTAAGATATAGCATTCTCCGCTATATGCCGAAATTTTGCATTTAGAATTTCAACATCAGAATATTAATTTTAGGCGCCAAATAAGGAAAGAAATTGAGCAAACCGATACTTGTCATCAAATTTGGGACGGCGTCTATCACGCATCCCAACGGCGACCTGGACGAAACCATTATTGCGGGGATCGCCCGTCAGGTTGCAGAACTGCACAGCCACTATCATATTGTGCTGGTATCTTCCGGTGCGGTAGCTGCCGGCAAACAGTTCCTGCGTCAGTACAATGGCACCATCAGCGAGCGGAAGGCCGCTGCCGCCATCGGCAACCCATTGCTGCTGAACAAATACAGCCGCTACTTCGCGCCTTATAATATTGCCGTGGCACAGAGCCTCTGCGAACGCCAGCACTTCTCGGACCGGAACCAGTTCCTCCAACTGAAACGCACCTACGAAGAGCTATGGGCCAGCAACATCATCCCCATTGCCAACGAAAATGACGTGGTGAGCAGCCTGGAGCTGAAGTTTTCGGATAACGACGAACTGGCCACCCTCATTGCTGTAGGCTTCGGTGCATCATTGCTGTTATTCAGCACCTCTGTAGCGGGGGTATTGGACCGGGAAGGAAAAGTGGTACCGCAGATAGATGTGATCGACAAAGCCGCCCTGGGACTGGCCGATAAAGAGAAATCCGCCCTGGGACTGGGTGGCATGGTTTCCAAGCTCACCTTCGCGCGACTAGCCACCAGAATGGGAATCCGGGTAGTGATTTTCGGCATCCGCACGGAAGATGGTATCCTCAATGCCATCGCAGGAAAAACCGGTACCTTATGTTTGCCTCAGCCCTGCAGTATGCCTGCCCGCAGAAAGTGGCTCGCCAGTGGCAGCCTGGTGACCGGCAGGATACAGGTAGATGCCGGCGCCCAGAATGCGCTGGAAAAACGTCATAGCCTGCTCGCCGTAGGCGTTCAGGCCGTACTGGAAAAGTTTGAATGCGGCGAAGTGATAGAAATCGTCAATGAAGAAAATACCGTGATCGCAGTAGGCCGGGCAAAGATTGCCTCCGACGCACTCGACACCAGACATAAAGCACAAAACACCGAGGTAGCACACGCCGACGATATAGTGCTGTTATAATACAACTGATCATGCAAACGATACAACCCTTACTGGAAAAAGCACAGCAGGCCGGCGTATCCATCCGGGCACTGCCCGATGCGCAGAAGCAGTCGCTGTTACGCCGACTAGCCGCCGTTATCCTGATACAGACCGACAATATCATCGCGGAAAACAAAAAGGACCTGGACCGGATGCCGGATGAAGATCCTAAAAAAGACCGCCTGCTCTTAAACGAGGGCCGTATCCGCGACCTGGCCTCCAGCCTGGAAGATATTGCGCTGCTCCCCGATCCGGCGAATGTGCTGCTACTGGAGCGCAAACTGGCTAACGGTTTGCTCGTGCAGAAAAAGACCGTTCCGTTAGGTGTTGTAGGCGTGATCTATGAATCCCGGCCCAACGTAACGGTTGACGTGGCCGCCCTCTGCATCCGTTCCGGTAATGTATGCGTATTGCGAGGCGGTACCGACGCCTTCCATACCAACACCATCCTTGTAACACTGATACAAACCGTATTAAAGGAGTTTCAGGTAGATGAACATACTGTACAGCTGCTTCCTACCGACCGGAGCCTGGTAACGGAGATGCTCTCCGCTGTTAAGTATATCGATATCATCATTCCCAGGGGCTCCGAGCAACTGATCGAATATGTAAGAACCAACTCCCGCGTGCCCGTCATCGAAACCGGCGCCGGCGTATGCCATACCTACGTGGAAAAAACAGCGGACCTCGCACAGGCCGCCGCTGTGGTGACCAATGCCAAGGTATCCCGCCCTTCCGTATGTAATTCGCTCGACACCGTGCTCGTAGACGAAGCGGTAGCTGCCGATTTCCTGGCACTGCTTGCCCCCAGTCTGCTGCCCTACGGCGTTGGCGTATATGCGGATACGTTAGCTTACGACATCCTGAAAAAAAATAATTACCCCCACCTCTTTGTCGCCCAACCCGACGATTTCGGACGGGAGTTCCTCTCTTTAAACTGCTCGGTAAGAGTTGTACCCGACACTGATGCTGCGCTGGCGCATATCCAGCACTACTCCTCCCGGCACTCAGAAGCCATCATGTCTAAAGATGCAGCAGTGAGTGAACGCTTCCTCAACGAAGTAGATGCCGCTGCTGTTTATGTGAACGCCTCTACCCGTTTCACTGATGGAGGAGTATTCGGTCTTGGTGCAGAAATAGGTATCTCCACCCAGAAGCTACACGCCCGTGGACCGTTTGCACTGGAGAAGCTGGTGACGGAGAAATGGCTGGTGCGGGGAGAGGGACAGGTGAGATGAGAAAGCAATAAATAATTGATTCACCCGATTTTGATTTATACTAAGGTTCGTAAGCCTACGAGCCTTAGTATAAATCAGAATTGTTAATCAATCGAGTTTTGCCTTTGAAAAAAGTATTTTTATCAATTTGTCATTTTCACAAGCCTCTTTAAACCTGATAATAAAATCTCTCAAAGCATTCTCATTGGAAGAATAAGCGCAAAACATACTGGATTCAGGATCAAAACGAACATCTTTTTTAAGTGCTGGCATTTGTTCGTTCAAAAAAACAGTTGCCAGCGACGCCCAGTCATATCCGCTACCTTCAAAGCCTTCATCTGCACGGGTTTCAAACAGATCATTTTTATATACACCAGCATTCAAACAAACTGAAACGGAAGTTGCATGTTGAACCCAGAAAAAAGGTTTTATCTGTTCATTGATATTCTCAGTAATCATAATTTCTCTAGTTGAGCAAACAGCTCGTCTGCTGTAGTTCTGGTTACTGCCCGATATTCTTCCGGTATTTTCTTATTTACCCGCTCATACCACTCATCAAAAACGGCTTTCCATTCCGGCACGGTTATTTTTCGTCTTATATATCCTTTCTCAGAGGGAAATTTAGCAGGAAACATCAAAAGTATTTCAATAAATACCAACAAAGGTTGTGCTGCTTCTTTAGAACTTTTCATCCACTCTATAGTTTTATTTATTTCATCAACTGCTCTGTTGATAAAAATGGATGGAGCCAGATCTGCTGCTTCATTTTCGATCGGCAATTTGCCGTAAATTTTCTTACTCATAGCTATTTAATCCGTCGAAATTGCTAGTATCCTTTTACCCGGAACAGCAAGAAATAGGAATGATAATCTGGAAAGTCCGCTGCCCCGGATCAGCACTGATAAAGTGTAGGCGTGTTCATCTCATTTTGTATGAGGCACTCCTCCGGACTGAGTAAGCAGCTTTTGCGACAAACGTTCTATATAATCATTCAGCGTTATCTTCTCCTGATAAAACGGTAAAAAAGCATTGATGAGCGGATGCGATATGAAACTGTTATTAAGCTTCTTTGCAGCTCTGATCTTTACCAGTGCCAGCATTTCTACGGGAAAGTATATCCAGTGGTTAACATGGAATGGATAGGTTAAATCTGCTGTTTTGCTTTTGCTAATATGATATTCCGCTAATTCATCTACCCATTTAATTACTATATCATCATTGGTTGAATAGGCGTTTTCAATTGCCGAAGCATAAACAGGATCTATTTTATCCTGGCAATAACTCAATAAACTTTTTACAATATTCTCATCTCTATTGTATTCCTTTGCCAGCCAATGTGCCAAATACAGAATGCTATCCCGGCCATAACTACCCTTCATCTCCCTGATATTGTTTTCCCGGGCATTTTTGCGATTATCAAGCCCTTTCAAAACAATCTCTTCCACTATGGTCAATTTTTCAGGGAAGAATGTCATTGCTAATATGTATAGCAGGCTGATATCTGATTCTAAAAACAAAACCGGGGCCTGATCATTATCCTGTATCACTGAAGTAAATGCCATCAAATTAGCATATAGCGCATTTACCAACGTGCCGAAGTTACTCCCGGTTGGGTCTTCATCAAATTTTATAATTGACTTTGCAATAGCACTCAGTGAAGTATACTCCAGAACCTGAGGCAAAGATATACTTATGCTTTTTGTGTCTCCAAAAACAACTGCCTCATAAGAAAAAGAAGTAACATTATTAATAATAAAATCATCATAAAATTTTGTCATTCTTTCGCTTTCCTCTGCGTCCTGATACGACAGGAAATCTTTTTCTTCTTTAACAGCCTTAGCTACTACTTTTATTTTACTGTCTTTTTTTGCCATCTTTTTACCATTGTGATGTTAAAACTTTATCGAGTTTTCCATTTTTAATGAAGATATCTACAATTCTCTTATCCCCTCTGTTCGCCGGATTAAGCATATCCAGCGCCTCAGCCCTTGTAACTCCCCAGTTGCCTGTCTGAGCTTTTTGAGGGCCAAGAATATCATTTATGAAATTGTCTGCATTGGCCTGGCGACTTGATATAGGGCTAACATTTCCAGTCGTATTTGTTTTAATTTCAAAGAAATCATACTTACCGTCATGACGTATTCCAACCAGATCAATTCCATGGTTAGAGCCATTTTGGATAGAGATAACTTTTTTATACTTCCCAGATTTTTCTAATTGGTCTTTAGCCCAGTTTTCCCCCCAGTCACCAATTCTCTTCTGTTTACAAGCTAGCCCGAAAGGATCTATTTCACTATTGGGATCATAGACGTATCCGTATACAGTTGGATTTCCGCCCCATAGCCCAATCGGATCCGGGCTTATATACATTCCTTCTTCCGCATTATAATACCGGAATCGGTTATACGCCAGCCCCGTCTCTACATCCACTACCTGCCCCGGATAAAGATAACTACAAAATCCCGCATCTCCATGTAGCATCCTCGCATTCCCATAGCTGTCTATTTCCCGCTGCCAGATTAAATCTCCCGTCTCATCATATCCCTGTATAGGCGTACCTAAATGATCGGCAATAATACTATATTTCTTATCCCCTTTTATTTTAGCAGTTGGCGAGAAATTATTCTCATTGAACACCCATGTGATTAGGTCATCCGCACTACTTTCCTTTGCATCAAACTCCTTCCACTCATGCAACGGCTTATTCCCATCCCACACCCAGCGGGTGATCGTATGCTTATATCGTTTCTCTATCCGCCTCCCCAGGGCATCGTATTTAAAACTCACCCTTTCCCCGTCCGGTCGTAGTACGCTTTCCAGCATCCCGGCAGGGTTCCATTCATATTGCCACACCCGGCCGCCACTTTCTTCCTTACGTATGAGGTTACCCAGTTGATCGTATTTATAACTGGCTTTCCTGCTTCTCAGCAGCCTTCCGCCTTTATCATAAGTCCGGTCTTTTTGCTGCGGGGTTTCAAACAGGTTACCCACGGCATCGGGCATACGATATTCCACGCTGCCGTCGCCATAGATCACTTCAGCGAGGTTGCCATAGGTATCATGCCTGAATTGCTTAGTGCCGGTAGTGCTGTCGTGGATACCCGAGAGCCGGTCGCCATCCCAGGTATAGCGCCGCTGCAGCCGCTTGTTGCCTTTAGTAGTGAATTGCTCTACCAGCCGGCCGGAAATATCGTACTGATTCTGCTGGGTTACACGGCCTGTCATGCTGCGCTCCGTTACCTGGCCCAGGTTGTTGTACTTTAATTGTGCGCTCCAGCCGTTAGCGCTCATCTGCTCCAGCCAGCTCATGGCGTTGTTGTACTGCATGCTAAGGTCGGCACCCAGACTGCTTTTAAGCGCGGTGCGTTGCCCCAGCTGATTGTATTCGCTGCTTAGTATATGTTCATTACTTTTTTCCTGTGTAATCAACCCCAGCAGATCCCGCTGCAATTGCACAGAGGCATGACTGTTCTGTGCGCTGATAAGTTGCCCCATGGCATTATAACCAAAGGTTTCGGAGCTGCCGTCTTTCTCATAGTAGATAGTGGCTACCTGTCCGGCGGCAGTGTATTCATATGCCTGCTGGCTGCCATCGGGCAGGGTAGTGCGCATCACCTGACCACCTGCATTACGTATATACTCGCGCGTTAGTCCGTCGAATCCTTTTTCGGTGATGACATTACCTTCTTCATCCAGTTCGAAGCTGTAAGTTTCCCGGTGTTCATTGATGATATGCCGCAGCTGTCCTTCTTTATCATAAACGAATTGAATACCTGTATTGCCCTGTTTCCGCTCCACCACATCGCCGAAGAAGTTATAACGCAGGGCGACCGACTGATGCCGGTCGCTCACGGCAATGGCATTGCCCATGCTGTCGTATTGCAGCTTCACGGTATTACCGGTACTGTCTTTTATCTGAACGGGGTTGCCCAGCAGATTATACTGCCGCCGTAAAACAGCGCCGGCGGGGTCTGTAATGGTTGTCATCCGCCCTTGCAGGTCGTAGTTATATTTGATGCTGCTGCCATTGGGCAAAATGACCTCACTGAGCAGGTGCTGCGCGTTGTGTTGCAGGCGGGTCACCGCTCCGAGCGGGTTGATGATCCTGCTGAGCCGGCCTTCCGTATACTCAAACTTTGTGGCTGTTCCTAAAGGATTAGTACGCTGTACCAGGTTGCCTGTCTCATCATAGATATACTGCCACACTCCACCATTAGGCTGAGTAACGGCAACCGGCTGTTGCTGCTGGTTATAAGTGATACCCGTTGCTCCCTGCCCGGGTAATTGCAGACTGGTCAGGTTGCTTCTCTCGTCGTATTCATACGTGGTAGCCGTCCCCAATTCATTGGTTTCAGCTACCAGGTTATCTGCTTCATCATAGCTAAATAGCTGCGCGGCGCCGTAGCCGTTCACTATTTTGGTGACGATGCCATCAGTATGATAGTATGTCTTTTTATGCCCCAGGCTATTGGTAGCTACCGTAAAGCCTTCTAAATAATCAAAAGTGTAACTGAATAAACCATCCGGCCCCAAAGCCGCTGTACAACGGCCCTGCCGGTCGTAATGAAAGGTGAACGTAGTGCCGTTGTTAAAACGACGGGCAATGATATACTGGTTCTCCCACTCAAAGCTATTGTGATGCCCTTCGGCATTATACATTTCTTTGAGCGTACCGCCGGCATGGTAGGTATAACGCACCATTTCCACCAGTATGCCCCGGTCGCCCAATTCCGGATGCGGCGCCTGTACGGCGGTAATCAGGCGGTCTTCATTATACCGGATATAAATATCGCGGTGAGCGCTGTCGTTGATCTTTTCCAGCAGTCCGCCATCGCTGTAATAAAAACGGATAGCAAACCCATTGCGGTCGGTAATACTGCGCAGTTTACCATGCCCCTGATCGGCGTACCGCGGGCGATCAAAATGATATTGCAGGCCGCCTCTGTCGCTTACATAATACTCGCCTGCTGTGGTGCGATGCAGTTCATATTTTTCCTTCGGGTTGTAAAAGCTGGCCCCCGGCTCCAGCAGCGGAAATACCACCGGTCTGCCGGCCGTATCGTTCATCACTACCACGCCATCTTCATCGCTTACCAGCAGCGAGATATCGTAACTATGATAGATATTCTTTCCCAGCGGGCCGTCGTAATGGCTATCGCTGTAATAATTAGCTTCCCAGGTAAAAGGAATCGGACCAGGGAGACTGAATCCCTCCAGGTAACTGGCCATATGGCCACTGGCGGCGTCTACCGGCTCTCCCAAAAACTTACAGATAGATGGCTGAACAGCTGCCCTGAACTTGCTGAACTTAGGGGAACGGGCTTCTATTTTTGCTAATACTTTGGTGAGTAACTTACCCAGCATTTTCAGCGCAAACTTCAATCCGTGCATCAGGCCCATAAAAAACAG
The genomic region above belongs to Chitinophaga sp. 180180018-3 and contains:
- the bla gene encoding class A beta-lactamase; the protein is MKKRRTAFILVLVATLTQVSFTAAGQQSLRKEIMAIAGKIPAKVGVYVKVLETGDTVSLHRDTHLPMQSVYKFPIAMAVLHEVDKGRLKLNQPVKIEKADLTTAGVSPLREKYPNGGVNLTIDELLDYNIRASDGSACDILLNLIGGPAGANQYVHQLGIKDISIATKEQAQVNPDDVATQYKNWCTPAAMTRLLEKFYREPVLSDSSKRYLLHLMITSGPGKKRLKGLLPAGTEVAHKTGTSWTQNGLTAATNDAGIITLPNGKHVAITVFVSDAKASEEDRERTIAEIARAVWNAYVK
- the proB gene encoding glutamate 5-kinase; translated protein: MSKPILVIKFGTASITHPNGDLDETIIAGIARQVAELHSHYHIVLVSSGAVAAGKQFLRQYNGTISERKAAAAIGNPLLLNKYSRYFAPYNIAVAQSLCERQHFSDRNQFLQLKRTYEELWASNIIPIANENDVVSSLELKFSDNDELATLIAVGFGASLLLFSTSVAGVLDREGKVVPQIDVIDKAALGLADKEKSALGLGGMVSKLTFARLATRMGIRVVIFGIRTEDGILNAIAGKTGTLCLPQPCSMPARRKWLASGSLVTGRIQVDAGAQNALEKRHSLLAVGVQAVLEKFECGEVIEIVNEENTVIAVGRAKIASDALDTRHKAQNTEVAHADDIVLL
- a CDS encoding glutamate-5-semialdehyde dehydrogenase, encoding MQTIQPLLEKAQQAGVSIRALPDAQKQSLLRRLAAVILIQTDNIIAENKKDLDRMPDEDPKKDRLLLNEGRIRDLASSLEDIALLPDPANVLLLERKLANGLLVQKKTVPLGVVGVIYESRPNVTVDVAALCIRSGNVCVLRGGTDAFHTNTILVTLIQTVLKEFQVDEHTVQLLPTDRSLVTEMLSAVKYIDIIIPRGSEQLIEYVRTNSRVPVIETGAGVCHTYVEKTADLAQAAAVVTNAKVSRPSVCNSLDTVLVDEAVAADFLALLAPSLLPYGVGVYADTLAYDILKKNNYPHLFVAQPDDFGREFLSLNCSVRVVPDTDAALAHIQHYSSRHSEAIMSKDAAVSERFLNEVDAAAVYVNASTRFTDGGVFGLGAEIGISTQKLHARGPFALEKLVTEKWLVRGEGQVR
- a CDS encoding Imm51 family immunity protein → MITENINEQIKPFFWVQHATSVSVCLNAGVYKNDLFETRADEGFEGSGYDWASLATVFLNEQMPALKKDVRFDPESSMFCAYSSNENALRDFIIRFKEACENDKLIKILFSKAKLD
- a CDS encoding DUF6531 domain-containing protein yields the protein MAYIKIKSIPLQPRPSVDPKPVAKHFDIVLGLDFHMLKVPWPFTPCPITPFAALIFDPMDYIHITLPAIPVYDPKKGFQIARNVPMGGTVYFNGMHKGVAQGALWGMPSVPPFMGKFKGLGKIVSKLNLLHSVIPHPLFLLPKFFHPHEGQLSHGSKTVISQGMYQSTWLCRAYSCQDIGKILMNNPIGGFYLNFLTAVMVVLPIGKPVLIGGVKEEQQLKLSDLLNALFFMGLMHGLKFALKMLGKLLTKVLAKIEARSPKFSKFRAAVQPSICKFLGEPVDAASGHMASYLEGFSLPGPIPFTWEANYYSDSHYDGPLGKNIYHSYDISLLVSDEDGVVVMNDTAGRPVVFPLLEPGASFYNPKEKYELHRTTAGEYYVSDRGGLQYHFDRPRYADQGHGKLRSITDRNGFAIRFYYSDGGLLEKINDSAHRDIYIRYNEDRLITAVQAPHPELGDRGILVEMVRYTYHAGGTLKEMYNAEGHHNSFEWENQYIIARRFNNGTTFTFHYDRQGRCTAALGPDGLFSYTFDYLEGFTVATNSLGHKKTYYHTDGIVTKIVNGYGAAQLFSYDEADNLVAETNELGTATTYEYDERSNLTSLQLPGQGATGITYNQQQQPVAVTQPNGGVWQYIYDETGNLVQRTNPLGTATKFEYTEGRLSRIINPLGAVTRLQHNAQHLLSEVILPNGSSIKYNYDLQGRMTTITDPAGAVLRRQYNLLGNPVQIKDSTGNTVKLQYDSMGNAIAVSDRHQSVALRYNFFGDVVERKQGNTGIQFVYDKEGQLRHIINEHRETYSFELDEEGNVITEKGFDGLTREYIRNAGGQVMRTTLPDGSQQAYEYTAAGQVATIYYEKDGSSETFGYNAMGQLISAQNSHASVQLQRDLLGLITQEKSNEHILSSEYNQLGQRTALKSSLGADLSMQYNNAMSWLEQMSANGWSAQLKYNNLGQVTERSMTGRVTQQNQYDISGRLVEQFTTKGNKRLQRRYTWDGDRLSGIHDSTTGTKQFRHDTYGNLAEVIYGDGSVEYRMPDAVGNLFETPQQKDRTYDKGGRLLRSRKASYKYDQLGNLIRKEESGGRVWQYEWNPAGMLESVLRPDGERVSFKYDALGRRIEKRYKHTITRWVWDGNKPLHEWKEFDAKESSADDLITWVFNENNFSPTAKIKGDKKYSIIADHLGTPIQGYDETGDLIWQREIDSYGNARMLHGDAGFCSYLYPGQVVDVETGLAYNRFRYYNAEEGMYISPDPIGLWGGNPTVYGYVYDPNSEIDPFGLACKQKRIGDWGENWAKDQLEKSGKYKKVISIQNGSNHGIDLVGIRHDGKYDFFEIKTNTTGNVSPISSRQANADNFINDILGPQKAQTGNWGVTRAEALDMLNPANRGDKRIVDIFIKNGKLDKVLTSQW